A single Rhizobium etli CFN 42 DNA region contains:
- a CDS encoding ArdC family protein has product MSNTEKQRGDLYTRITDRIVEDLAKGVRPWMKPWNAENTTGRITRPLRHNGQPYSGVNVLLLWSEGNARGYESSTWMTFKQALELGAAVRKGETGAMVVFASRFTKSETDGNGGEVEREIPFLKAYSVFNVEQIDGLPDQYYHRPALGPDPIKRIEDADRFFRNTGAVIRHGGNQAFYAPAADIIQMPPFESFKDAASYYATLSHEVTHWTAPAHRLGRDLSRYAKDKSERAREELIAELGSCFLCADLGIVPEVEPRPDHASYVGSWLKVLSDDRRALFQAAAHAQRAVSFLHGLQPERADDRLAA; this is encoded by the coding sequence ATGAGCAATACTGAGAAACAACGGGGCGATCTCTATACCCGCATCACTGACAGAATCGTTGAGGATCTGGCGAAGGGCGTGCGGCCGTGGATGAAGCCATGGAACGCCGAGAACACGACCGGCCGTATTACCCGGCCGCTGCGTCATAACGGGCAGCCATATTCGGGCGTCAACGTGCTGCTTCTCTGGTCGGAGGGCAACGCCCGGGGATATGAGTCATCTACGTGGATGACGTTCAAGCAGGCCCTCGAACTGGGTGCTGCCGTCCGCAAGGGCGAGACGGGTGCCATGGTCGTCTTCGCCAGCCGGTTCACCAAGTCCGAAACCGATGGAAATGGCGGCGAGGTCGAGCGGGAGATTCCTTTCCTGAAAGCCTACAGTGTCTTCAACGTCGAACAGATCGATGGCCTCCCCGACCAATATTATCACCGGCCGGCACTTGGTCCGGATCCGATCAAGCGCATCGAGGATGCCGACCGGTTCTTTCGCAACACTGGTGCCGTGATCCGCCACGGTGGCAACCAGGCCTTCTACGCGCCGGCCGCCGACATCATCCAGATGCCGCCGTTTGAGAGCTTCAAGGATGCGGCAAGCTATTACGCGACCTTGAGTCATGAAGTCACCCATTGGACGGCGCCGGCGCATCGCCTCGGCCGCGATCTCAGCCGCTATGCCAAGGACAAATCCGAGCGGGCGCGAGAGGAACTGATTGCTGAACTCGGCAGCTGCTTCCTGTGCGCCGATCTCGGCATTGTTCCCGAGGTCGAGCCCCGCCCCGATCACGCCTCGTACGTCGGCTCCTGGCTCAAGGTCCTCAGCGACGACAGGCGGGCTCTCTTTCAGGCGGCGGCGCATGCGCAGCGGGCCGTAAGTTTCCTGCATGGCCTACAGCCCGAACGTGCTGACGACCGGCTCGCTGCCTGA
- a CDS encoding DUF736 domain-containing protein codes for MATIGTFTSTETGFNGSIRTLALNVKARIARIENPSDKGPHYRIYAGNVELGAAWQKRSEQDRDYLSVKLDDPSFPAPIYATLTEVEGEDGYQLIWSRPNRD; via the coding sequence ATGGCAACCATCGGCACCTTCACCTCCACCGAAACCGGCTTCAACGGCTCGATCCGCACGCTCGCCCTCAACGTCAAGGCCCGCATCGCCCGCATCGAGAACCCCTCCGACAAGGGTCCGCACTACCGCATCTACGCCGGCAATGTCGAGCTGGGCGCGGCCTGGCAGAAGCGCTCCGAGCAGGATCGCGACTATCTCTCGGTCAAGCTCGACGACCCGAGCTTCCCCGCTCCGATCTACGCGACGCTCACCGAGGTCGAGGGCGAGGACGGCTACCAGCTGATCTGGTCCCGCCCCAACCGGGACTGA
- a CDS encoding WGR domain-containing protein, with translation MIAQPYHLYVERTDAAKNMARYYAMSIEPNLFGDVCLLRKWGRIGAKGQMLVHHFGREEEAVELFLDLLRQKRKRGYRPRACVAS, from the coding sequence ATGATCGCGCAACCCTACCATCTTTATGTCGAACGCACCGATGCGGCGAAGAACATGGCGCGCTATTATGCCATGTCGATCGAGCCGAACCTGTTTGGCGATGTCTGCCTGCTCAGGAAGTGGGGCCGCATTGGCGCCAAAGGCCAGATGTTGGTCCATCATTTCGGACGGGAAGAAGAAGCCGTCGAACTGTTTCTCGATCTGCTCCGACAAAAGCGAAAACGCGGTTATCGCCCGCGTGCCTGCGTGGCGAGTTGA
- a CDS encoding thermonuclease family protein encodes MAKSNVVPFRRPRKSGSRNDRYRLRGKSPQSGQKGPRTSLMALISAIMIAAGGWFAIGGGDLSGVLAFATTPTADRLAAAFAYCRESARMNCVVDGDTFWFEGEKIRIADIDTPELSPPRCEAERIKGEAAKARLLALLNAGNFSLASGWRDEDKYGRKLRTVLRSGHSVGDSLVNEGLARRWDGARHGWCG; translated from the coding sequence GTGGCGAAATCGAATGTGGTTCCGTTCAGAAGGCCGCGGAAGTCCGGCAGTAGGAATGATCGATATCGCCTGCGGGGAAAGTCACCCCAGTCCGGACAGAAAGGTCCGCGCACATCGCTGATGGCATTGATCTCAGCCATCATGATTGCTGCTGGAGGCTGGTTTGCCATCGGCGGCGGCGATCTCTCTGGTGTGCTCGCTTTTGCCACAACGCCGACGGCGGATAGATTGGCGGCTGCGTTTGCGTATTGCCGCGAGAGCGCGCGCATGAACTGCGTCGTCGATGGGGACACGTTCTGGTTCGAGGGCGAGAAAATCCGCATCGCAGATATCGACACGCCGGAACTCAGCCCGCCTCGCTGCGAAGCGGAACGCATCAAGGGCGAGGCCGCGAAAGCACGCCTGCTGGCGCTGCTCAATGCCGGCAACTTCTCACTCGCGTCCGGCTGGCGCGACGAAGACAAGTATGGCCGCAAGCTCCGGACAGTATTGCGATCGGGACACTCGGTCGGAGACAGTCTCGTTAACGAGGGCCTTGCCAGGCGTTGGGACGGGGCCAGACACGGATGGTGCGGCTGA
- the traG gene encoding Ti-type conjugative transfer system protein TraG has translation MNRIILFIAPIALMIVIAVGLTGIEHWLSQFGKTDAARQMLGRAGIALPYVAAAAIGIVFLFASAGAIRIKTAGWGVVAGGVATILIAAIREVIRLSAFAEQIPAGKSILSYLDPATLVGAGAAAMALCFALRVAFVGNAAIANAEPRRIRGKRALHGEAEWMKLPEAATLFSDTGGIVIGERYRVDKDSTAARAFRADEPETWGAGGKSPLLCFDGSFGSSHGIVFAGSGGFKTTSVTIPTALKWGGSLIVLDPSNEVAPMVATHRTSANRDLFVLDPKNPETGFNALDWIGQFGGTKEEDIASVASWIMSDSGGTRGVRDDFFRASALQLLTAMIADVCLSGHTEKENQTLRQVRANLSEPEPQLRQRLQEIYDNSESDFVKENVAAFVNMTPETFSGVYANAIKETHWLSYPNYAALVSGKTFSTGDLAQGNTDAFINIDLKTLETHAGLARVIIGSFLNAIYNRDGSMKGRALFLLDEVARLGYMRILETARDAGRKYGITLIMIYQSIGQMRETYGGRDAASKWFESASWISFAAINDPETADYISRRCGMTTVEIDQVSRSFQAKGSSRTRSKQLAARPLIQPHEVLRMRADEQIVFTAGNAPLRCGRSIWFRREDMKSCVGMNRFHKVRNTPEGARIEPARSTTSKADPER, from the coding sequence ATGAATAGGATCATACTCTTCATCGCGCCCATCGCTCTGATGATCGTGATCGCCGTTGGTTTGACCGGGATCGAGCACTGGCTGTCCCAATTCGGAAAGACGGATGCCGCACGGCAGATGCTCGGCCGAGCCGGGATCGCGCTGCCGTATGTCGCTGCAGCCGCCATCGGCATCGTCTTCCTGTTTGCCAGCGCCGGCGCGATCAGGATCAAGACGGCAGGTTGGGGAGTGGTCGCCGGCGGTGTGGCGACGATCCTGATCGCCGCCATTCGCGAAGTAATTAGGCTCTCGGCCTTCGCGGAACAGATTCCGGCCGGCAAGTCCATCCTCTCCTATCTCGATCCGGCGACTCTGGTCGGAGCTGGGGCGGCGGCGATGGCCTTATGCTTCGCTCTGCGCGTCGCATTTGTTGGCAACGCGGCAATCGCCAATGCGGAGCCAAGGCGCATTCGCGGCAAGCGAGCGCTGCATGGCGAGGCCGAGTGGATGAAGCTGCCGGAAGCGGCAACCCTGTTTTCGGATACCGGCGGCATTGTCATCGGCGAACGGTATCGCGTCGACAAGGACAGCACCGCGGCGCGCGCGTTTCGGGCCGACGAGCCGGAAACATGGGGCGCCGGCGGCAAGTCACCGCTGCTCTGCTTCGACGGGTCCTTCGGTTCGTCGCACGGCATCGTCTTCGCCGGCTCCGGCGGTTTCAAGACGACGTCGGTGACGATACCGACGGCGCTCAAGTGGGGTGGATCGCTGATCGTTCTCGATCCGTCGAACGAGGTGGCGCCGATGGTCGCGACCCACCGGACGAGCGCCAACCGGGACCTGTTTGTCCTCGATCCCAAAAACCCGGAGACAGGCTTCAATGCGCTGGACTGGATCGGGCAGTTCGGCGGCACCAAGGAGGAGGATATCGCTTCCGTCGCCTCATGGATCATGAGCGATAGCGGCGGCACGCGCGGTGTGCGCGATGATTTCTTCCGGGCTTCGGCATTGCAATTGTTGACGGCGATGATCGCCGATGTTTGCCTGTCCGGCCATACGGAGAAAGAAAACCAGACACTGCGCCAGGTTCGCGCCAATCTCTCCGAGCCGGAGCCGCAACTGCGCCAACGCCTGCAGGAGATCTACGACAATTCGGAGTCGGATTTCGTGAAGGAAAATGTCGCGGCTTTCGTGAATATGACACCCGAAACCTTCTCTGGCGTCTACGCCAATGCGATCAAGGAAACCCATTGGCTATCTTACCCGAACTATGCCGCGCTGGTTTCGGGCAAGACGTTTTCAACGGGGGACCTTGCCCAGGGGAATACGGACGCGTTCATCAACATCGACCTCAAGACGCTGGAGACGCATGCGGGACTGGCGCGCGTCATCATCGGCTCGTTCCTCAACGCGATCTACAATCGCGATGGCTCGATGAAGGGCAGAGCGCTGTTCCTTCTCGACGAGGTGGCGCGGCTCGGCTACATGCGGATCCTGGAAACCGCTCGAGACGCCGGCCGAAAGTACGGCATCACGCTCATCATGATCTATCAGTCGATCGGCCAGATGCGCGAAACCTATGGCGGCCGCGACGCGGCAAGCAAATGGTTCGAGAGCGCGAGCTGGATTTCCTTTGCCGCGATCAACGATCCGGAAACCGCAGATTACATCTCACGTCGATGTGGCATGACGACGGTCGAGATCGACCAGGTCAGCCGCAGTTTCCAGGCGAAGGGATCGTCGCGCACGAGATCGAAGCAGCTGGCCGCGCGGCCGCTGATCCAGCCGCATGAAGTGCTTCGCATGCGCGCAGATGAGCAGATCGTCTTTACGGCGGGGAACGCGCCGCTTCGATGCGGGCGCTCGATCTGGTTTCGGCGCGAAGACATGAAATCCTGCGTTGGGATGAATAGGTTTCACAAAGTCAGAAACACGCCGGAAGGCGCTCGGATCGAGCCGGCGCGCAGTACAACGAGCAAGGCCGATCCAGAGAGATGA
- the traD gene encoding type IV conjugative transfer system coupling protein TraD: MARTTTSDARKKDTREKIELGGLIVKAGLRYEKRALLLGALIDLRQRLKADEMERSRLMAIGAEAFGKADE; encoded by the coding sequence ATGGCACGCACGACCACGTCCGATGCCCGCAAGAAGGACACACGGGAGAAGATCGAGCTTGGCGGTCTGATCGTCAAAGCCGGTCTTCGCTACGAGAAACGGGCGCTTCTGCTGGGGGCGCTGATCGATTTGCGCCAGCGCCTCAAAGCCGACGAGATGGAACGTTCGCGACTGATGGCGATCGGTGCGGAGGCCTTCGGGAAAGCCGATGAATAG
- the traC gene encoding conjugal transfer protein TraC, giving the protein MKKPSSKIRDEIAKLQEQLKAAETREAERIGRIALKAGLGEIEIDESELQAAFEDLAKRFRGGKVTANGGKRGSSAGESSASSTQDASGAAAGGTAEA; this is encoded by the coding sequence ATGAAGAAACCCTCCTCGAAAATCCGCGACGAAATCGCCAAACTCCAGGAGCAGCTCAAGGCCGCCGAGACCCGTGAGGCCGAGCGCATCGGCCGGATTGCCCTCAAGGCCGGTCTTGGCGAGATCGAGATCGACGAGTCCGAATTGCAAGCGGCCTTCGAGGACCTGGCGAAGCGGTTTCGCGGAGGAAAGGTCACTGCGAACGGAGGGAAAAGGGGAAGCAGCGCTGGCGAAAGCAGCGCATCGTCCACGCAGGACGCGTCTGGCGCGGCTGCGGGTGGGACTGCTGAGGCTTGA
- the traA gene encoding Ti-type conjugative transfer relaxase TraA, protein MAVPHFSVSVVARGSGRSAVLSAAYRHCAKMEFEREARTIDYTRKQGLLHEEFVIPADAPDWLRSMIADRSVSGASEAFWNKVEGFEKRSDAQLAKDVTIALPIELTAEQNIALVRDFVEQHITANGMVADWVYHDAPGNPHVHLMTTLRPLTADGFGAKKVAVTGPDGNPIRNDAGKIVYELWAGSIDDFNAFRDGWFACQNRHLALAGLDIRVDGRSFEKQGIDLEPTIHLGVGTKAIERKSDGAPKPIELERLELQNARRSENVRRIDRNPELVLDLIMREKSVFDERDVAKILHRYVDDAVLFQSLMVRILLCPETFRIERERVDLASGTREPAKYTTRDMIRLEAEMANRAVWLSQRSSHGVRDTVLAATFERHERLSDEQKTAIEHVAGTERIAAVIGRAGAGKTTMMKAAREAWEAAGYRVVGAALAGKAAEGLEKEAGIISRTLASWELRWNQGRDQLDSKTVFVLDEAGMVSSRQMALFVEAVTKAGAKLVLVGDPEQLQPIEAGAAFRAIADRIGYAELETIYRQRQQWMRDASLDLARGKVGKAIDAYRANGRVIGSDLKAEAVDNLIAAWDRDYDPTKTSLILAHLRRDVRMLNQMARIKLIERGILGEGSMFKTADGSRNFAVGDQIVFLKNEGSLGVKNGMLAKVVEAGPGRIIALIGDGENARKVLVEQRFYDNLDHGYATTIHKSQGATVDQVKVLASLSLDRHLTYVAMTRHREDLAVYYGRRSFAKNGGLIPILSRRNAKETTLDYEKSAFYRAALRFAETRGLHLVNVARTLVRDRLEWVVSQKQKLANLGARLAAVADRLRLVRGVAQSPIQNSNKEAKPMVSGITTFAKSVDQAIEDKVAADPGLKKQWEEVSARFHLVYAQAESAFKAVNVDAMLKNETVAKSTLTKLGSEPESFGALKGKTGILASRSDKQEREKAQTNAPALARNLERYLRQRAEAERKFEVEERAVRLKVSIDIPALSPNAKQTLERVRDAIDRNDLPAGLEYALADKMVKAELEGFAKAVSERFGERTFLSLAAKDPNGQTFNAVTSGMTAGQKAEVQSAWNMIRTVQQLAAHERTTEALKQAEALRQTKSQGLSLK, encoded by the coding sequence GTGGCCGTCCCCCATTTCTCCGTCAGCGTCGTCGCTCGTGGCTCCGGCCGCAGCGCCGTGCTGTCGGCGGCCTACCGCCACTGCGCCAAGATGGAGTTCGAGCGTGAGGCCCGCACGATCGACTACACCCGCAAGCAGGGATTGCTCCACGAAGAGTTCGTAATCCCCGCCGATGCCCCGGACTGGCTGCGCTCGATGATCGCAGATCGTTCGGTTTCCGGTGCCTCCGAGGCTTTCTGGAACAAGGTCGAAGGTTTCGAGAAGCGCTCCGACGCGCAGCTCGCCAAGGATGTGACGATCGCCCTGCCGATCGAGCTGACCGCCGAGCAGAACATTGCGCTGGTGCGGGATTTCGTCGAGCAGCACATCACGGCGAACGGCATGGTAGCGGACTGGGTCTATCACGACGCGCCCGGCAACCCGCATGTTCATCTGATGACGACCTTGCGGCCGCTGACTGCGGACGGATTTGGTGCCAAGAAGGTAGCGGTAACAGGACCGGACGGCAATCCGATCCGCAACGACGCCGGCAAGATCGTCTATGAACTCTGGGCCGGAAGCATCGATGATTTCAATGCGTTCCGCGACGGATGGTTTGCCTGTCAGAACCGGCACCTGGCGCTTGCGGGTCTCGACATTCGCGTCGATGGCCGATCCTTTGAGAAGCAAGGGATCGATCTCGAGCCGACCATCCATCTCGGCGTTGGCACGAAGGCGATCGAGCGGAAATCCGATGGTGCGCCCAAGCCCATTGAGCTCGAACGCCTCGAATTGCAGAACGCCAGGCGGAGCGAAAACGTCAGGCGCATCGACAGGAATCCTGAACTCGTCCTCGACCTGATCATGCGTGAGAAGAGCGTCTTTGATGAACGGGACGTGGCTAAGATCCTGCACCGCTACGTCGACGACGCAGTGCTGTTCCAAAGCCTCATGGTTCGGATCCTGCTCTGCCCCGAAACCTTCCGCATCGAGCGCGAACGGGTCGACCTTGCCAGCGGTACCCGCGAGCCGGCCAAGTACACGACCCGCGACATGATCCGGCTCGAAGCGGAGATGGCCAATCGTGCCGTCTGGCTGTCGCAGCGATCGTCGCATGGCGTGCGTGACACAGTGCTTGCCGCGACTTTCGAGCGTCATGAGCGTCTGTCGGACGAGCAGAAAACCGCGATCGAGCATGTGGCGGGAACTGAGCGGATCGCGGCCGTGATCGGCCGCGCCGGCGCCGGCAAAACGACGATGATGAAGGCGGCGCGTGAGGCCTGGGAAGCGGCCGGCTATCGGGTCGTCGGCGCAGCACTTGCCGGCAAGGCGGCCGAGGGACTGGAGAAGGAAGCGGGCATCATCTCTCGCACACTTGCGTCGTGGGAGCTCCGCTGGAACCAAGGCCGTGATCAGCTCGATAGCAAGACGGTGTTCGTTCTCGACGAGGCGGGCATGGTGTCGTCGCGGCAGATGGCGCTGTTCGTCGAAGCAGTGACGAAAGCCGGCGCCAAGCTCGTCCTCGTCGGCGATCCCGAACAGCTTCAACCGATCGAAGCGGGTGCCGCCTTCCGCGCCATCGCCGATCGCATCGGCTATGCCGAACTCGAAACCATCTATCGCCAGCGCCAGCAATGGATGCGCGATGCCTCACTTGATCTGGCGCGCGGCAAGGTCGGCAAGGCGATCGATGCTTACCGCGCCAATGGCAGGGTCATCGGGTCGGATCTCAAAGCCGAGGCCGTCGACAACCTGATCGCGGCCTGGGACCGCGATTACGATCCGACGAAGACGTCGCTGATCCTTGCTCATCTGCGCCGCGACGTGCGCATGCTAAACCAGATGGCGCGCATCAAACTGATCGAACGCGGGATCCTTGGTGAGGGATCCATGTTCAAGACGGCCGATGGCAGCCGCAATTTTGCCGTCGGCGACCAGATCGTGTTCCTGAAGAACGAGGGATCACTGGGCGTCAAAAACGGCATGCTGGCCAAGGTCGTCGAGGCGGGACCGGGACGGATCATCGCGCTGATCGGCGATGGCGAGAATGCCCGAAAAGTGCTGGTCGAACAGCGCTTCTACGACAACCTCGATCACGGCTATGCCACGACCATCCACAAGAGCCAGGGCGCCACCGTCGACCAGGTCAAAGTGCTCGCCTCCCTTTCGCTGGACCGTCATCTCACCTATGTCGCCATGACGCGTCATCGTGAGGACCTGGCTGTTTATTACGGCCGCAGATCCTTCGCCAAGAACGGTGGGTTGATCCCGATCCTGTCGCGAAGGAATGCGAAGGAAACGACGCTCGATTACGAAAAGAGCGCCTTCTATCGCGCAGCGCTTCGTTTTGCCGAAACCCGCGGTCTGCATCTTGTGAATGTCGCCCGAACCCTGGTTCGCGACCGGCTGGAATGGGTCGTCAGTCAGAAGCAAAAGCTTGCCAATCTAGGCGCCCGCCTTGCGGCCGTTGCCGACAGGCTCCGGCTCGTCCGCGGCGTTGCGCAGTCCCCAATCCAAAACAGCAACAAGGAGGCAAAGCCGATGGTCTCGGGCATCACAACCTTCGCCAAATCGGTCGACCAGGCGATCGAGGACAAGGTCGCCGCCGATCCGGGTTTGAAGAAGCAATGGGAGGAGGTCTCGGCCCGCTTCCATCTCGTTTACGCACAGGCGGAAAGCGCATTCAAGGCCGTCAATGTCGACGCCATGCTGAAGAACGAGACCGTTGCGAAATCCACGTTGACCAAGCTCGGGTCGGAGCCCGAAAGCTTCGGCGCGCTCAAGGGCAAGACCGGGATCCTCGCCAGCCGCTCTGACAAGCAGGAGCGAGAAAAGGCACAAACGAATGCGCCGGCGCTGGCCCGAAATTTGGAGCGCTATCTGCGCCAGCGGGCGGAGGCGGAACGTAAGTTCGAGGTCGAAGAACGCGCTGTCCGTCTGAAGGTCTCGATCGATATTCCCGCGCTGTCGCCAAACGCAAAACAGACATTGGAACGCGTTCGCGATGCGATCGACCGAAACGACCTGCCCGCCGGCCTCGAATATGCGCTCGCCGACAAAATGGTGAAGGCTGAACTGGAGGGTTTCGCCAAGGCTGTCTCCGAGCGTTTCGGCGAGCGGACTTTCCTGTCGCTTGCCGCGAAGGACCCCAATGGACAGACGTTCAATGCCGTCACGTCGGGAATGACGGCCGGACAAAAGGCCGAGGTGCAATCGGCGTGGAATATGATACGGACGGTGCAGCAGCTCGCCGCGCATGAGCGCACGACCGAGGCGCTGAAGCAAGCCGAGGCCCTGCGTCAGACGAAGAGCCAGGGGCTGTCGCTCAAATGA
- the traF gene encoding conjugative transfer signal peptidase TraF, producing MKITVFAFGTRRAQRTNAVVLLALAASIVGGGVAAATVGGFRINMTPSEPLGLWRIVALDRPAVAGDLIFICPPQTTEMREARERGYLRSGTCQGGIAPLIKTVIAIAGQHIEIGAGVTIDGRPIAFSELAERDGKGRPMKPFPGGVVPDESVFLLSPFRSSYDSRYFGPLPASGILGLAKPVLTYAP from the coding sequence ATGAAGATAACCGTGTTTGCGTTCGGGACGCGACGCGCTCAGAGGACGAATGCAGTCGTGCTCTTGGCCCTGGCGGCATCCATCGTTGGCGGCGGTGTTGCTGCCGCGACCGTCGGCGGCTTTCGCATCAACATGACACCCAGTGAACCTCTCGGTCTCTGGCGCATCGTCGCGCTCGATCGCCCGGCGGTTGCCGGCGATCTCATCTTCATTTGCCCCCCGCAAACGACAGAAATGCGGGAGGCGAGAGAGCGTGGTTATCTCCGCTCCGGAACGTGCCAAGGCGGCATCGCGCCGCTCATCAAGACGGTCATAGCCATTGCCGGGCAGCATATCGAAATCGGCGCCGGCGTGACGATCGATGGACGCCCAATTGCATTTTCCGAACTGGCTGAACGGGACGGCAAGGGCCGGCCGATGAAGCCATTTCCCGGCGGCGTCGTGCCTGATGAAAGCGTCTTTCTCCTTTCACCCTTCAGGAGCTCCTATGACTCCCGCTATTTCGGCCCCCTGCCCGCCTCCGGAATCCTCGGCCTGGCGAAACCGGTGCTCACCTATGCGCCGTGA
- a CDS encoding conjugal transfer protein TraB — protein sequence MRREYLQPTALIAVATVAGTVGWSGHVLLLPVALAFPVLWALARARWTAAVISAVYFLTASRGLPQGAATFYSSDLWPGLLLWLCASAGFVIVHTVLWTKRTGARPRRYLLAAVLMAVPPFGIAGWAHPITAAGVLFPGWGWWGLAAATAGLMGLVTRMWPAVAFVLASFWIWSAATWDEPNPPESWQGIDLEMGASLGRDASIERHRDLIATVTDRASGGARSIVLPESSLGFWTPTVKRLWVRALQATDATVIAGAAVVDAGGYDNVLIAISGDAARLLYRERMPVPGSMWQPWRPLLGASGGARAHFFSNPVVTVAGGRIAPLICYEQLIVWPVLQSMLQEPDILVAVGNGWWTKGTSIVAIQRASTQAWARLFDKSVVFSFNI from the coding sequence ATGCGCCGTGAGTATCTCCAGCCAACCGCATTGATTGCCGTCGCAACCGTCGCCGGGACGGTGGGATGGAGTGGCCACGTCCTGCTTCTTCCGGTCGCCCTCGCGTTTCCGGTTCTCTGGGCGCTTGCGCGAGCACGGTGGACGGCCGCGGTCATCTCGGCCGTCTATTTCCTGACCGCATCCCGGGGACTGCCGCAGGGCGCCGCGACCTTCTATTCCTCGGACCTTTGGCCTGGATTATTGCTGTGGCTCTGTGCGTCCGCCGGCTTCGTCATCGTGCATACCGTCCTCTGGACGAAGAGGACGGGTGCTCGTCCGCGTCGCTATCTCCTGGCAGCGGTTCTGATGGCCGTTCCGCCATTCGGCATTGCCGGCTGGGCTCATCCGATCACCGCTGCAGGCGTACTATTTCCAGGATGGGGATGGTGGGGACTGGCTGCCGCGACAGCCGGCCTCATGGGCCTCGTAACCCGCATGTGGCCAGCTGTCGCGTTTGTCCTGGCAAGCTTTTGGATCTGGTCCGCCGCAACCTGGGACGAACCGAACCCACCGGAATCCTGGCAGGGGATCGACCTCGAAATGGGTGCGTCGCTGGGGCGGGATGCCAGCATTGAGCGTCACCGTGATCTGATTGCCACGGTGACGGATCGGGCATCCGGTGGCGCCCGGTCCATTGTTCTTCCCGAAAGCTCTCTTGGCTTCTGGACGCCGACCGTCAAGCGGCTATGGGTGCGAGCTTTGCAGGCAACTGACGCCACCGTTATCGCCGGCGCGGCAGTTGTCGATGCGGGCGGATACGACAATGTTCTGATCGCCATCTCTGGCGACGCCGCTCGGCTCCTTTATCGCGAACGTATGCCGGTGCCAGGCTCGATGTGGCAACCTTGGCGTCCCTTGCTTGGGGCAAGTGGCGGCGCGCGGGCGCACTTCTTTTCGAACCCCGTCGTGACCGTTGCCGGCGGACGCATCGCACCGCTGATCTGCTACGAGCAGCTGATCGTCTGGCCCGTTCTGCAGTCTATGCTGCAGGAGCCGGATATCCTCGTCGCTGTCGGCAACGGCTGGTGGACCAAGGGGACATCCATCGTCGCCATCCAGCGCGCCAGCACGCAAGCCTGGGCGCGCCTGTTCGACAAGTCCGTCGTTTTTTCCTTTAACATCTGA
- a CDS encoding TraH family protein encodes MLDAALIQQCADPSLKPAIVEQFVTAAGANDPFAVTVKSGGRLILVPKATTQDEAMAIIRQYVGQTVVRVGLTQFPAGVGVKDAADLNSDLVDPCENLRKGTAMFAKVLRIVAKWYGNPKSDDVFPQIFDDAVYAWKSGEFEGVSVFQADDPGKSVTIDNTLPANLDKASADIPPADANTESVEKGESVGSAEMRIDLSRIGGQ; translated from the coding sequence ATGCTCGATGCCGCCCTGATTCAACAATGCGCCGACCCTTCACTGAAGCCCGCGATCGTCGAGCAGTTCGTGACCGCGGCGGGCGCAAATGATCCCTTTGCCGTCACCGTCAAATCAGGTGGCAGATTGATCCTCGTTCCGAAGGCGACAACGCAGGACGAGGCAATGGCGATCATCCGGCAGTATGTCGGCCAGACCGTGGTGCGCGTCGGCCTGACGCAGTTTCCGGCGGGCGTTGGCGTGAAGGACGCCGCCGATCTGAACTCCGATCTCGTCGATCCTTGCGAAAACCTCCGCAAGGGAACGGCGATGTTCGCCAAGGTCTTGCGGATCGTTGCCAAGTGGTACGGCAATCCGAAGAGCGACGACGTCTTCCCCCAGATCTTCGACGATGCCGTCTATGCCTGGAAGAGTGGAGAGTTCGAGGGCGTGAGTGTCTTCCAGGCGGACGATCCCGGAAAAAGCGTCACGATCGACAATACGTTGCCTGCCAACCTGGACAAGGCCAGCGCGGACATACCGCCCGCGGATGCAAACACTGAAAGCGTCGAGAAAGGCGAGAGCGTTGGATCGGCAGAAATGCGGATCGACCTATCAAGGATTGGAGGACAATGA
- a CDS encoding DUF5615 family PIN-like protein: MKFLIDECLHTSLVAVAQAHGHDCFHVNWLGLSGEADWDLMPRIIEEDFTFVTNNARDFRKLYAKEELHTGLVIIVPQVLPAQQRELFALILQDLAGEQAMVNEVIEVILDGEDAVLTRYSLPEA, encoded by the coding sequence GTGAAGTTTCTTATCGATGAATGCCTTCACACGTCTCTCGTGGCCGTCGCTCAAGCGCACGGCCACGATTGCTTCCATGTGAATTGGCTGGGACTGAGCGGCGAAGCCGACTGGGATCTGATGCCTCGGATCATCGAGGAGGATTTTACCTTCGTCACGAACAATGCTCGCGACTTCCGGAAGCTGTACGCGAAAGAAGAATTGCATACGGGCCTGGTGATCATTGTCCCGCAGGTGCTTCCCGCGCAGCAACGAGAATTGTTTGCCCTCATACTACAGGATTTGGCGGGAGAGCAGGCTATGGTCAACGAAGTCATCGAAGTGATCCTCGATGGCGAGGACGCTGTTCTCACGCGCTATTCGCTTCCGGAGGCATAG